The following proteins are encoded in a genomic region of Burkholderia gladioli:
- a CDS encoding phosphorylase, with amino-acid sequence MATQTTLAPVIAVTGMAFEARIARGEGVETVYAARADRLERALSEAVEGGCSGIISFGTAGGLAPDLAPGALVIAEAIDGPFGEVLTDAGWNRRLVAALRGTPVVPNLRLGRIAAVGAPVVDAQQKAALHARHGALAVDMESHIAGAFAAARGVPFAVCRAIVDPSWRTLPSAATAGLRDDGTTTILPILRELAKQPSQLGALLKLAGDARAAKTTLIQARHAFEREGAWRGV; translated from the coding sequence ATGGCGACCCAGACCACCCTGGCGCCGGTAATCGCCGTCACCGGCATGGCCTTCGAGGCGAGGATCGCGCGTGGCGAGGGCGTCGAGACCGTCTACGCGGCGCGCGCCGACCGGCTCGAGCGCGCCTTGTCGGAAGCGGTCGAGGGCGGCTGCTCGGGCATCATCAGCTTCGGTACGGCGGGCGGCCTCGCGCCCGATCTGGCGCCGGGCGCGCTTGTCATCGCCGAGGCGATCGACGGCCCGTTCGGCGAGGTGCTCACCGATGCCGGCTGGAACCGCCGGCTGGTGGCCGCGTTGCGCGGCACGCCGGTGGTGCCGAACCTGCGGCTCGGGCGGATCGCGGCGGTCGGCGCGCCGGTCGTCGACGCGCAGCAGAAGGCCGCGCTGCACGCGCGCCACGGCGCGCTCGCCGTCGACATGGAATCGCATATCGCCGGCGCCTTCGCGGCGGCGCGCGGCGTGCCCTTCGCGGTGTGCCGGGCGATCGTCGATCCGTCCTGGCGCACCCTGCCGAGCGCGGCCACCGCCGGCCTGCGCGACGACGGTACCACCACCATCCTGCCGATCCTGCGCGAACTCGCGAAACAACCCTCGCAACTGGGCGCGCTGCTGAAGCTGGCCGGCGACGCGCGCGCGGCCAAGACCACGCTGATCCAGGCGCGTCACGCCTTCGAGCGCGAAGGCGCCTGGCGAGGCGTCTGA
- a CDS encoding C45 family autoproteolytic acyltransferase/hydolase has translation MKALHPVVIAGTPREIGRRLGELARPLMAAYRAQSRAWRALEAHLGEPLLPVWRREAEAMFPDCVAELDGLAEGLGLPAELVFAWNCRGELLNRSGDGCTTVAARDASGCRIAHNEDGDPFLLDRCWLVEVRPTRGPGFLSFYYPGSLPGHTFALNRAGLVQTINNVRITAPAAGVPRMVLARAVLDTTSLDAALALLRDTPLASGFHHMLGCAGDTRIVSVEASAARTSVTSVEARYGHANHLVHPGPNADADAQIVTASSRDRQARLDALLPALAATDLDALAGVLADRGGAGLPIFRDDPADPDDENTLATALFEIDRHGVDFSVRRDGVTGFALRVTREAA, from the coding sequence ATGAAAGCACTCCACCCCGTCGTGATCGCCGGCACGCCGCGCGAGATCGGCCGCCGGCTCGGCGAACTCGCGCGCCCGCTGATGGCCGCGTACCGCGCGCAAAGCCGCGCCTGGCGAGCGCTCGAGGCGCACCTTGGCGAACCGTTGCTGCCGGTCTGGCGGCGCGAGGCCGAGGCCATGTTTCCCGATTGCGTCGCCGAGCTCGACGGCCTCGCCGAAGGGCTCGGCCTGCCGGCCGAGCTGGTGTTCGCCTGGAATTGCCGCGGCGAACTGCTCAATCGCTCCGGCGACGGCTGCACCACCGTCGCGGCGCGCGACGCGAGCGGCTGCCGCATCGCCCACAACGAGGACGGCGATCCGTTCCTGCTCGATCGCTGCTGGCTTGTCGAGGTTCGCCCGACGCGCGGCCCCGGCTTCCTCAGCTTCTACTATCCCGGTTCGCTCCCCGGCCACACCTTCGCGCTGAACCGCGCCGGCCTGGTACAGACCATCAACAACGTGCGGATCACCGCGCCGGCGGCCGGCGTGCCGCGCATGGTGCTGGCGCGGGCGGTGCTCGACACCACCTCGCTCGATGCCGCGCTCGCGCTGCTGCGCGACACGCCGCTTGCGAGTGGTTTCCATCACATGCTCGGCTGCGCCGGCGATACCCGCATTGTCAGCGTCGAGGCCAGCGCGGCCCGTACCTCGGTGACGAGCGTCGAGGCGCGCTACGGCCATGCCAACCACCTCGTGCATCCCGGCCCAAATGCCGATGCCGACGCGCAGATCGTCACCGCTTCGTCGCGCGATCGGCAGGCGCGGCTCGACGCGTTGCTGCCCGCGCTCGCCGCGACGGACCTCGACGCGCTGGCCGGCGTGCTCGCCGATCGCGGTGGCGCGGGCCTGCCGATCTTCCGTGACGATCCGGCCGATCCCGACGACGAAAACACGCTCGCGACAGCCCTCTTCGAGATCGACCGGCACGGCGTCGATTTCTCGGTGAGACGCGATGGCGTGACGGGTTTCGCGCTGCGCGTGACGCGCGAGGCCGCCTGA